A section of the Anabaena cylindrica PCC 7122 genome encodes:
- a CDS encoding Coq4 family protein, giving the protein MQSVDSSEQIWQDSVIEAVTNLVRAADGDFEYIGKLVNVVSDSSGLDKIIDFLSKTPQGKQAFQKRPRVGDVDLQKLYSLPANTFGYAYAQHMLENNLQPLQPGLVENDYQFFSAHITETHDIWHIVTGCNTNILDEIQLEAFYVSQLYATRFWLALLTKNLLKAVVYDIELSTKYMDAIAQGWIMAKQAKPLFGIEWNLLWESPLDDVRASLNIILPDIL; this is encoded by the coding sequence ATGCAGTCTGTAGATTCATCAGAGCAAATATGGCAGGATAGTGTAATTGAAGCTGTTACCAATTTAGTGAGAGCGGCTGACGGAGATTTTGAGTATATTGGCAAACTGGTAAATGTTGTCAGTGATTCCTCTGGCTTGGACAAGATAATTGATTTTCTCTCCAAAACTCCTCAAGGAAAACAAGCTTTTCAAAAGCGTCCACGGGTGGGTGATGTGGATTTACAAAAACTCTATAGTCTACCAGCTAATACCTTTGGATATGCCTATGCTCAACATATGCTAGAAAACAATTTACAGCCTTTACAACCAGGGTTAGTAGAAAATGATTACCAATTTTTTTCAGCGCATATCACCGAAACCCATGATATTTGGCATATCGTCACTGGTTGCAATACAAATATTCTGGATGAAATCCAATTAGAAGCATTCTATGTTTCTCAATTATACGCAACACGCTTTTGGTTGGCATTGTTAACGAAAAATCTGCTCAAAGCTGTTGTTTATGATATTGAACTTTCGACAAAATACATGGATGCCATAGCTCAAGGATGGATAATGGCAAAACAGGCTAAACCTCTGTTTGGCATTGAATGGAATCTTTTATGGGAAAGTCCATTGGATGATGTGCGTGCTTCCTTAAACATCATTCTCCCAGATATACTGTAA
- a CDS encoding pentapeptide repeat-containing protein yields MTIESNSSHPPQTEPKPDYDLQPDDFDGGAGENGLTAEGLAAKQVLSAISSLQSSQNTNALKRATSGFKESSIHKIIVKPRALIFTLLAIALTFIGIAINNSFLGILGTTATLVLSLAMLLPWLQDVIQEWFSPQEKTIFIAFMGLLAGIFGLLRFSGVGDRLLMLGNKINWDIAGTLADWFGALGQILIAIIAVYVAWRQYVISKDLTIQQNLLTAQQNIITQQQTIDSYFQGVSDLVLDEEGLLEDWPQERAIAEGRTAAIFSSVDGSGKAKILRFLSRSKLLTPLKRDRRLGRAILDGIGGYAEDRLEGVRVIDLGVMLAGADLADNDLRWTDLSEANLVRANLSGCDLVKANLSRTILYDANLSNADLNGVRLFYGLLEKASPRSRTHPPEYETGEHTGAVVENADFTDAQRMSESTRHYCCAWCGEKSRETIPGGCEGIPNKLGR; encoded by the coding sequence ATGACGATTGAATCTAACTCCTCTCATCCACCTCAAACAGAACCGAAACCTGACTATGACTTGCAACCAGATGACTTTGACGGTGGTGCAGGTGAAAATGGACTAACAGCAGAAGGGTTGGCTGCAAAACAAGTTTTGTCCGCAATTTCGTCTTTACAATCTTCTCAAAATACAAATGCCCTTAAACGTGCTACGTCAGGTTTTAAAGAAAGTTCTATTCATAAGATTATAGTTAAACCGAGAGCATTAATTTTTACCTTATTAGCGATCGCACTCACTTTTATTGGTATCGCCATTAATAACTCGTTCCTGGGCATCTTGGGAACCACCGCAACTTTAGTGTTATCCTTAGCGATGCTTTTACCTTGGTTGCAAGATGTCATCCAGGAATGGTTTTCTCCCCAAGAAAAAACGATTTTTATAGCCTTTATGGGCTTGTTAGCGGGCATTTTTGGCTTGTTACGATTTAGCGGTGTGGGCGATCGCTTGCTAATGTTGGGAAACAAGATAAACTGGGATATTGCTGGTACTCTAGCTGACTGGTTTGGCGCTTTAGGGCAAATTTTGATAGCTATTATCGCCGTTTATGTAGCTTGGCGACAATATGTAATTTCTAAAGACTTAACAATTCAACAAAACTTGCTCACAGCCCAGCAAAACATCATCACCCAACAGCAAACCATAGATTCTTACTTCCAAGGTGTTTCCGACTTGGTGCTAGACGAAGAAGGATTATTAGAAGATTGGCCACAAGAAAGAGCGATCGCAGAAGGACGGACTGCCGCTATTTTTAGTAGTGTAGATGGTAGTGGTAAAGCCAAAATTCTCCGGTTTCTCTCCCGTTCTAAATTACTCACACCATTAAAACGCGATCGTCGTTTAGGTAGAGCCATTCTCGACGGTATCGGTGGCTACGCCGAAGACCGATTAGAAGGTGTCCGCGTCATCGACTTAGGAGTAATGTTAGCAGGTGCAGACCTTGCTGATAATGATTTACGTTGGACTGACTTGAGTGAAGCTAATTTAGTTCGTGCTAATCTCAGCGGTTGCGATTTAGTCAAAGCCAACCTATCCCGTACCATTTTATATGATGCCAACCTCAGCAATGCTGATTTAAACGGAGTGCGTTTATTTTACGGTTTATTGGAAAAAGCCTCACCCCGCAGTCGCACCCACCCACCTGAGTACGAAACTGGAGAACACACAGGCGCAGTCGTCGAAAATGCCGATTTTACCGACGCACAAAGAATGTCTGAATCAACCCGTCACTACTGCTGCGCTTGGTGTGGTGAAAAATCCAGAGAGACTATTCCCGGTGGTTGTGAAGGCATTCCTAATAAATTAGGGAGATAA
- a CDS encoding C1 family peptidase produces MKHLKLLQISTIALLSLGMLQNISFAQRTRPNNSQLKIPSSPSIELNSTQIKLNPFYLEREQKAPVTIKNQLVDLRRDIQVKNLTFQVGYTSALDYKLEQLAATKAPDDLPAQASTQNALAADILRVDLAERDKFERLNPNIIPELQLIKRRGCFASAKSFDWRNLNKVTPVRNQGGCGSCWAFATLGAYEGNNLIRNNTASDTSEQHIVNWGGAGSCGGGWWSNAFNFLINNGTATESTVPYTATNNTYNPGVSTPYRSIAWGYVKPNGGIPTVEEMKQAMCKYGPLAIAVRVTPAFQAYTGGVFNEQASGAINHGVTLIGWDDQKQAWLIKNSWGTGWGDNGYMWIAYNSNSVGYGAAWTQARSNFYKISPQLLEKITPLKVNPNLRIR; encoded by the coding sequence ATGAAACACCTCAAATTATTGCAGATATCGACCATTGCATTATTGAGTTTGGGAATGTTGCAAAACATATCTTTTGCTCAAAGGACAAGACCAAATAATTCCCAATTGAAAATTCCTTCATCTCCATCTATAGAGCTTAATTCGACTCAAATCAAACTTAATCCCTTCTATCTGGAGCGCGAACAAAAAGCCCCTGTCACAATTAAAAATCAACTTGTGGATCTCCGCCGTGATATCCAGGTAAAAAATCTGACTTTCCAAGTAGGCTACACAAGTGCTTTAGATTATAAATTAGAACAACTAGCGGCTACTAAAGCACCAGATGATTTACCAGCACAAGCTAGTACACAAAATGCACTGGCAGCAGACATTCTCAGAGTAGATTTAGCTGAACGTGACAAGTTTGAACGACTCAACCCAAACATAATCCCTGAGTTACAATTAATCAAGCGTCGTGGCTGTTTTGCCTCAGCTAAGTCCTTTGACTGGCGGAATTTAAATAAAGTCACACCTGTGCGGAATCAAGGTGGTTGTGGCAGTTGTTGGGCGTTTGCTACTCTAGGAGCCTATGAAGGTAATAACTTAATTCGCAATAATACTGCATCTGATACTTCAGAACAGCACATTGTTAACTGGGGTGGAGCAGGTAGCTGTGGTGGTGGTTGGTGGTCAAATGCCTTCAATTTCTTAATTAACAACGGTACTGCCACAGAAAGCACTGTACCTTATACCGCAACTAATAATACTTATAACCCCGGTGTATCTACTCCCTACCGTTCTATAGCTTGGGGATATGTCAAGCCTAACGGAGGAATTCCGACTGTGGAAGAAATGAAACAGGCGATGTGTAAGTATGGCCCATTAGCGATCGCTGTCCGAGTTACACCTGCTTTTCAAGCTTACACTGGTGGTGTATTCAATGAGCAAGCCAGTGGAGCAATTAATCATGGTGTTACCCTCATCGGTTGGGATGATCAAAAACAAGCTTGGTTAATCAAAAATTCTTGGGGTACAGGTTGGGGTGATAATGGGTATATGTGGATTGCTTATAACAGTAACAGTGTTGGTTATGGAGCTGCCTGGACTCAAGCAAGAAGTAACTTTTACAAAATTTCTCCTCAACTGTTAGAAAAAATCACTCCCTTGAAGGTCAACCCAAATCTCCGCATTAGGTAA
- a CDS encoding protease inhibitor I42 family protein, with the protein MSNSEATVNDTNNNGQIILEKDSVLIVKLLATPGTGYSWQMIKNDPDKLKPLGDSVLEPLTDQAPGASENQVFRFSAQSSGSTVLELHYLRPWEKNIPPLKTYQINVQIR; encoded by the coding sequence ATGTCAAATTCTGAAGCAACTGTTAATGATACCAACAATAATGGTCAAATCATTCTTGAAAAAGATAGTGTTCTAATTGTCAAATTGTTAGCAACCCCAGGGACAGGCTACAGTTGGCAGATGATTAAAAATGATCCTGATAAGCTCAAACCTTTGGGAGATTCAGTATTAGAACCATTAACAGATCAAGCCCCAGGAGCATCAGAAAATCAAGTTTTCCGATTCTCAGCCCAAAGTTCGGGTTCAACTGTGTTAGAACTGCACTATTTACGTCCCTGGGAAAAGAATATTCCTCCTTTAAAAACCTATCAAATTAACGTCCAGATTCGTTAA
- a CDS encoding protochlorophyllide reductase, translating into MEQHQKSTVVITGASSGVGLQAAKALAQTGKWHVVMACRDLSKTEQAAQTVGIPKDSYTIIHLDLASLDSVRKFVQDFRATGKPLDALVCNAAIYMPLIKEPLWSPDGYELSVATNHLGHFLLCNLMLEDLKKSSASDPRLVILGTVTHNPKELGGKIPPRPDLGNLQGFEAGFKAPHTMIDGKKFEPVKAYKDSKVCNVLTMKELHRRYHESTGITFSSLYPGCVATTALFRDHYPLFQKLFPLFQKYITGGYVSEEDAGKRVAEVVADPAYNESGMYWSWGNRQKKDRKSFVQEVSNEASDDDKAKRLWELSEKLVGLA; encoded by the coding sequence ATGGAACAACATCAGAAGTCAACCGTCGTAATTACGGGCGCATCCTCAGGTGTCGGTTTGCAAGCCGCAAAAGCTCTAGCTCAAACTGGTAAATGGCACGTAGTAATGGCTTGTCGGGATCTCTCAAAAACAGAACAAGCAGCCCAGACAGTGGGAATACCAAAAGACAGCTATACAATAATTCATCTTGACTTAGCCTCTTTAGACAGTGTTCGGAAGTTTGTACAAGATTTCCGCGCTACTGGTAAGCCATTAGATGCTTTGGTCTGCAATGCAGCAATATATATGCCTTTGATTAAAGAGCCGTTATGGAGTCCAGACGGATACGAGTTAAGTGTAGCTACAAATCACCTCGGCCATTTCCTTTTGTGTAACTTGATGTTAGAGGATTTGAAGAAATCATCAGCTTCAGATCCTAGACTGGTTATTTTGGGAACGGTAACACACAATCCCAAAGAATTAGGTGGAAAAATTCCCCCCCGTCCAGATTTGGGCAACTTACAAGGCTTTGAAGCAGGATTTAAAGCACCTCATACCATGATTGATGGTAAGAAATTTGAACCCGTCAAGGCTTACAAAGATAGCAAAGTTTGCAATGTCCTGACTATGAAGGAACTGCACCGACGCTATCATGAATCCACAGGTATTACCTTCAGTTCTCTTTATCCTGGATGTGTAGCCACAACAGCCCTATTCCGTGACCACTATCCATTATTCCAGAAACTCTTCCCTCTATTCCAGAAGTACATTACTGGAGGGTATGTGTCAGAAGAGGATGCTGGTAAACGAGTTGCAGAAGTAGTTGCTGATCCTGCATACAATGAATCTGGTATGTATTGGAGTTGGGGAAATAGACAGAAAAAAGATCGCAAATCTTTTGTACAAGAAGTTTCCAACGAAGCCAGCGATGATGATAAAGCCAAGCGTCTCTGGGAACTAAGCGAAAAATTGGTTGGACTAGCTTAA